The Engystomops pustulosus chromosome 3, aEngPut4.maternal, whole genome shotgun sequence region ctccatggaggagtgggagtatgtagaaggacacaaggacctgtacaaggaggtcatgatggaggaccaccagcccctcacatcaccaggtaagaggagaataAAGTGAACTTGTTTTTTTTGAAGCTTTGCATTTACACGTTACCCCTTTCTCTCCACTCTGGGTGCAGAGGGGCACAACCAGTGTAGGGCCATTAGATTTAAGGCTTTATACATCTTCCTTTCTACCTTTCCATCTAACCACTTCTACTGATACCACAGACCCAGAAGGGTATATAGGTAATATTATTTACATTTTCTTGCCTTTTTATGGAGCTGCAGTTTGCCCCTTTTTCTGTAGTCCAATGAGGCTTAGACAGTCTTTCTCTATGGCTGTTCGATCCGGGACTTTCCCCCTGGCCCCATGTTGGCCGCCAACAAAAACCTGCGTGCCACTCGGAATTTATTGATCCTTCTGTTCCaaatcagagaaaaaaaaaaaaaaaatatatatatatatatatatatatatatttatcatggAACTACAGTGCTTTTATCTATTAGCCCCACCCCCCAGGTACTACACTTAGCTTTCATTGTCTTATCATAATTTGGTTGTATTTTTGCAGCTCTTCAAGGGCAATGTAGAAATAAACTAAATAACCTTTCACGTggtgaatatatacatgtattttattttcggtgcacagtgaaagaatgATATGCTTTCTTTGATGTCATGTAAGCTGTGAGCTTGGAGGTCATGCAAACATTAACTCCTCAAGTCATATTCAGAACATAAGTGCACCTCGAACTGCACCAAAAACTCTGCGTGAGATTAAATAAGAATGTTAAAAATATTGTTGGGCATTTAGAAAAATAACATCACTAAATATTTTTTCTCTATTATCCCTCACAGAAAATCTTAGTAAAAATCTAGAAGAAAATGTCAAGTTATCACTAAGCTGTAAAGTAGAAGTCACAGAGCGCTCTCCAAAGGAAACCCAAATTATCCTTAATGGGCAACCCGCACACGACTGTACAAATCTTTCAAACAGTCCCCTAAATCATAGGGAAACTCCTTATCAGACACAGATTTCTGCCACAAGTACAAAGCAAAAAGATGGTAAAAGATTTCAATGTGATGAATGTGGAAGATGGTTTTTAAATCGCATGAATCTTGCTAGACATAggagaagtcacacgggggagaagccatactCCTGTGCAGAATGCGGGAAATGCTTTGCCCGTAAATCAGGACTTGATCAACATGTGTATCGTCACAAAGGAGATAAACCACATCCCTGTACAGTATGTGGGAAAGGTTTTATAGAAAAAAGACATCTTATTGAACAtgggagaactcacacaggggagaagccattttcctgttcagtatgtgggaaatgttttgccacTAAGCCAAGGCTTCACAAACATGGGAAAATTCACACAGGAAACAAACCATATTCCTGTTCAGTGTGTGGGAAAAGTTTTATAGAAAGAAGACTTCTCATTCAACATGACAGAATTCATACAACAGAAAAAGCATATTCTTGTTCAatatgtgggaaatattttaaaatgaaatCGGCGCTGCTTCAACATGAAAGAAATCATACCAGGGAGAAGACCTTTTCGTGCTCAGTATGTAACAAACAGTTTGCAGATAAATTTAATGTTGTAAGacacgagagaattcacacaggagagaagtccTATTCATGTTCTCTATGTGGGAAGAGCTTCACAAATAGGTCAGACTTTATTAAACACGATATCATACACGCCGGAGAGAAACCATTctcgtgttcagaatgtgggaaatcctTTACGTTAAAAAAAAGTCTCATTatgcatcagagaagtcacacaggagaacGGCCATATTCATGTcgagaatgtgggaaaagtttttttCACAAAGCACATGTTGTtgcacatgagagaattcacacaggagagaagccgtatcCATGTACagagtgtgggaaatgctttacAGAAAACTCAAGCCttattaaacatcagagaattcacacaggagagaagccatacaCATGCTCGGAATGTGGGCAATGTTTTAGTACGAAAACCAAACTCCTGGGTCACCAGATAAGTCACAGTGggaagaaaccattttcatgttctgaatgtgggaaatattttaatTCTTCAACTGGTCTGAAGAATCATCAGAAAAGTCACACCGGAgataaaccattttcatgttctgaatgtggtaaatgttataTTTCTAAATTTAGCCTTGTGgaccatcagagaagtcacactgtAGAGAaacaattttcatgttctgaatgtgggaaaggttttacTTCTTCGTTAAGTCTAAAGcgtcatcagagaactcacactggAGAAAAACCATTTCCGTGttctgaatgtggcaaatgttttacttttCCATTTAGTCTTAAgaaacatcagaaaattcacactggagagaaaccattttcatgttctgaatgtggaaagTGTTTCACTTCTAAATCTAGCCTTATTgaccatcagagaagtcacactggggaaaaaccattttcatgttcagagtgcgggaaatgttttactaCTATGTCTATTTTGAAGcttcatcagagaactcacacaggggagaaaccgttttcatgttctgaatgtggcaaAAGTTTTTCTTATTCGTTTAGTCTCACGaagcatcagagaattcacactggggagaaaccattttcatgttctgaatgtggcaaatgttttacttttAAATACAGCCTTGTGGAACATCAGAGAAGCCACACTGGAGAGAAACCATATCCAtgctctgaatgtgggaaatgttttacttctTCATCTAGTCTGAAGCATCATCAGAAAGGTCACactggagagaaaccattttcatgttctgaatgtgggaaatgttatattACTAAATCTAGATTTATGGACCATCAGAGAAGCCACactggagagaaaccattttcttGCTCAGAGTGTGGGAAATGCTTCCATAGTAAAACTAACCTTGGTGGTCATCTAAAAATTCATCTGGGAAAAAAGCCACTTTAATCAAAATGAAAGcttatcagtatatacagtacagaccaaaagtttggactcgcctcattcaaagagttttctgtattgtcAGGACTatgaaaattgtagattcacactgaaggcatcaaaactatgaattaacacatgtggaattttaaacttaacaaaaaagtgtgaaacaactgagaaTATGTCGCGTATTCTAGGTTATTCGCCTTTttcctttgattactgctttgtacaCTCTTGGCAAGAAGGACTGCATGATGCTTGTAACAAGGGTTGTAAGATCCGGCTCGTCACAGTCCGTAAGCTGTTGGTACAAGTCGATGAATAAAGGAGTTGTGAAACCTCCGTCCAACAGTTCATCTGGCGGTAACAATCTATAGATTAAACCGATTGCACACTGGGCCCTCTTTGATTATATTGAAAACATTAATAAAGCAACAACATAATTTAACATATTTAATAAACAACAGTTTATTGTTCATGTAATCCTCCTCAAACATCACCACGTAGCAATTTTCATACATTGGGGCCATGTTTAAACCCATGGCGGTGCCACATTTCTGTACAAAATATTTgccctggaaaaaaaataattgttacaCAGTACAATCTCAAGTAGTTTCCTTAGAAATGTTGATCTTGTAATGTAGGATTGCTATCTATAAATCGTTTTACACCATGTTGTAAGGTGTAAAGGCTGACCGCATTTATGTCACTCTCTTGTATATCAGTTACACCCCTAAACACCCCCACCTGCAAAAAAACGCTATTACCTTATCAAGTGGCTTAAATATGGAGATAGTGGATGCAACTCTCGGTCTGGGGAATCAAATAGGGTTTTATGCACTTTGGGTAAGATGTGTAATAAAGTGGCAAAGGAAcacgatgggggtcatttactaagggcccgattcgcgttttcccgacatgttacccgaatatttccaatttgcggcgatttcccctgaattgccccgggattttggcgcatgcgatctgattgtggcgcatcagcgctggcatgcacatgacggaaatcgggggtcgtggccgaacgaaaacccaatggattcggaaaaaccgccgcatttaaaaaaaaaaaaaaaacaatgttgcgagactcgcgcttaccttcaccaggtataggccggtgaacttgagtgcatttcggcgggcctcgggggaactgcagcacagcagcgccacctggtggacgtcggaagaaccaccttagtgaatcccagccggacctgaaccgcagagaacgcgcctctggttcgcgaatggaccgggtaagtaaatctgccccagtatctcggaccgaggggtccagtttgtttccagattCTGTCGTTCCTTGTGCAAACAACTCTAAGTAAAGCTGAACTTCTCCTCTGCCTATAATCCGCAGACTAACgggcaagtggagagagtcaatcaGACTGGGCTGCCACTTGCGGCACTTTGTTTTTGCCCaacaggatgactggtccacccTGTTACCTTGGGCGGAATTCTCCTACAATTCTTTGGaagctcccttcttcattgtttatggacgacatccatgcccacctcttcctcttacCGTGCCTTCTAATGTCCCTGCCGTGGAAGAACTAGTACAAGaccttaagtccatctgggagcaaactcgtCATTCTCTACTTCGAGCGTCCACCCGCAAGAAAAACACAAGCCGACAGGAAACGCAAGTCTACCCTCCAGGTGATacagtgtggctgtcctccagatatgtccAGCTGAAGTTTCCTAGCTACAAACTCTGTCCTGGGTCCATTCGAGGTATTAATAATTCAAGGCGCATTAATCCTGTGGCATAAAAACtttgtcttcctcccaccatgcacatcctcAATTCCTTCTacgtctccctcctgaaacctgtcatcctgaatcacTTCTCCTGGCAAGTACCCCTTCCGGCTCCTTAGGCTAACTCAACCAATGTCTTTGTAGTAGAAaagatcctggacatgaagtcAGTTAAAGAGAAGCGGTTCTTTCTTATCGATTGAAAGGGGtttcgggccagaggagagatcctgggagcccaaaGAAAACATCTTGGACCTCTGTGTTCTCCAAAGATTTTTGGGAGAAGGTaccgtcacgggtgctcctgcgacccatttcCCGGGTTGCAGGCACAAACATGTACATGCATGTCACCAGTACGGCGGCGGCAGGCTTACTTTCCCGCCCACGCTTCAGCAACGGCTCCTGCGGTCCGGCGTGCACAGCCATGCCTCCTAGGGCGCATGCATGCCGCTCTATgagatttaaaggtccagcgtGACGCTAATTGGTGCTAGCTGGCCGCTGACCTAATAAATATCTGGCCACTATCTgtaacccctgccggatctttgtgcctcgttacCATTGAAAAAGCATTTCTGActtaatggggatcatttactaagggcccgattcgcattttcccgacgtgttacccgaatatttccgatttgcgctgatttcccctgaattgctccgggattttggcgcacgcgatcggattgtggtgcatcggcgctggcatgtacgcgacagaaatcggggggcgtggccgaacaaaaaaccgacagattcggaaaaaccgccgcatttaaaacaaaaaatctgtcgcggagcttgcacttaccttcactcagcccgagccagtgaactccagcgcgttccgatgcttttcagcgcagcagcgccacctggtggacggcggatgaactaccttaataaatcccggccagacccgaatccagcgcagagaaagcgccgctggatcgcgaatggaccgggtaagtaaatctgccccaatgtgtattatcCGTTGTGACCTCCTGCCACCTTCCTGCCTGTCTTGACATTTTGCAATGACccagactccgatcctgtgccacctgtcctgacgttctgcctgaccacgactccACTGTGCACTAAGgggtctatgtaatgtatatggatatacactcaccggccactttattaggtacaccatgctagtaacgggttgaacccccttttgccttcagaactgcctcaattcttcgtggcatagatacaacaaggtgctggaagctcctcagagattttggtctatattgacatgatggcatcacacagttgccgcagatttgtcggctgcacatccaggatgcgaatctcccgttccaccacatcccaaagatgctctattggattgagatctggtgactgtggaggtcatttgtgtccagtgacctcattgtcatgttcaagaaaccagtctgagatgattccagctttatgacatggcgcattatcctgctgaaagtagccatcaaatgttacaggggacattgtgctcataaagggatggacatggtcagcaacaatactcaggtaggctgtggcgttgcaacgatgctcaattggtaccaaggggcccaaagagtgccaagaaaatattccccacaccatgacaccaccaccaccagcctgagccgctgatacaaggcaggatggatccatgctttcatgttgttgacgccaaattctgaccctaccatccgaatgtcgcagcagaaatcgagactcatcagaccaggcaacatttttccaatcttctactgtccaatttcgatgagcttgtgcaaattgtagcctcagtttcctgttcttagctgaaaggagtggcacccggtgtggtcttctgctgctgtagcccatctgcctcaaagttcgacgtactgtgtgttcagagatgctcttctgcctaccttggttgtaacgggtggcgatttgagtcactgttgcctttcaatcagctcgaaccagtctgcccattctcctctgacctctggcatcaacaaggcatttctgcccacagaactgccgctcactggatgttttttctttttcggaccattctctgtaaaccctagagatggttgtgcgtgaaaatcccagtagatcagcagtttctgaaatactcagaccagcccttctggcaccaacaaccatgccacgttcaaaggcatcaaatcacctttcttccccatactgatgctcggtttgacctgcaggagattgtcttgaccatgtctacatgcctaaatgcactgagttgccgatatgtgattggctgattagaaattaagtgttaacgagcagttggacaggtgtacctaataaagtggccggtgagtgtatgtatatactgtgtactgaggggtctatgtaatgtataggggtatatgtatactgtatactgaggggtctatgtaatgtatatggatatgTGTATACCATGTACTGAGgggtctatgtaatgtatatggatatatgtataccatgtactgaggggtctatgtaatgtatatatgtatactgtgtactgaggggtctatgtaatgtatatggatatatgtataccatgtactgaggggtctatgtaatgtatatggatatatgtataccatgtactgaggggtctatgtaatgtatatggatatatgtatataccgtgtactgagggggtctatgtaatgtatataaaacaacaaaaagGGTATTGTTAGAAACTTTgactaaaaattatgaaaatatcacCCAATTTtttccactaacatgaagtacaatgtgtcaggaaTAAaccatctcaaaatcacctggaaaaGTGAAAGCTttcaggaattattaccacataaCGTGACACCCGGCAAATTCTGAGGAAAAGgctgcaccaggaaggagagaaCTGGAATCTAGGGGTTAAGAGTAGGAGGCAGTGCTTTGTCGTCATGACGACCTGCACTGTGTTGGCTGCTTCCTGTTGTCATACTGACAGGCATGCTGACCAATCAGAGGAGGCTGTGGGGCGGAACAGAGGACAATGTGGCTGTGAGCTGACAGGAACTGGAGCAATGACTTGGGCACAACACAGAGGAGTCAGGAGACCCCGACCATCACATGACACTGACACCAGAGACAGGACAGCCCTGCTGTAAGAAGCCTCCACCTGACAGGAGAgcaggagctacaggtaaccccctgcctgacaggagagcctgagctacaggtaaccccccgcctgacaggagagcccgagctacaggtaacccctggcctgacaggagagcctgagctacaggtaaccaccgcctgacaggagagcccgagctacaggtaaccctcTGCCTGACAGGATAGCCCGAGCTAGAGGTAAAccctgcctgacaggagagcccgagcaacaggtaaccccccgcctgacaggagagcccgagctacaggtaaccccccgcctgacaagagagcccgagctacaggtaaccccccgcctgacaggagagcccgagctacaggtaaccccccgcctgacaggagagcccgagctacaggtaaccccccgcctgacaggagagcccgagctacaggtaaccccccgcctgacaggagagcccgagctacaggtaaccccctgcctgacaggagatcccgagctacaggtaaccctccgcctgacaggagagcccgagctacaggtaaccccccgcctgacgggagagcccgagctacaggtaaccccccgcctgacaggagagcccgagctacaggtaaccccccacctgacaggagagcccgagctacaggtaaccccccgcctgacaggagagcccgagctacaggtaacctcccgcctgacaggagagcccgagctacaggtaaccccccgcctgacaggagagcccgagctacaggtaaccccccgcctgacaggagagcccgagctacaggtaacccccccccgcctgacaggagagcccgagctacaggtaaccccccgcctgacaggagagcatgagctacaggtaaccccccgcctgacaggagagcccgagctacatgTAACCCCCCCGTCTGATGTGGTCCTTGTATAACTTGGAGCCTCTCTTTTACATAAATCTTCTTGCAGTACTAGATTCTTC contains the following coding sequences:
- the LOC140120865 gene encoding uncharacterized protein, whose protein sequence is MEEWEYVEGHKDLYKEVMMEDHQPLTSPENLSKNLEENVKLSLSCKVEVTERSPKETQIILNGQPAHDCTNLSNSPLNHRETPYQTQISATSTKQKDGKRFQCDECGRWFLNRMNLARHRRSHTGEKPYSCAECGKCFARKSGLDQHVYRHKGDKPHPCTVCGKGFIEKRHLIEHGRTHTGEKPFSCSVCGKCFATKPRLHKHGKIHTGNKPYSCSVCGKSFIERRLLIQHDRIHTTEKAYSCSICGKYFKMKSALLQHERNHTREKTFSCSVCNKQFADKFNVVRHERIHTGEKSYSCSLCGKSFTNRSDFIKHDIIHAGEKPFSCSECGKSFTLKKSLIMHQRSHTGERPYSCRECGKSFFHKAHVVAHERIHTGEKPYPCTECGKCFTENSSLIKHQRIHTGEKPYTCSECGQCFSTKTKLLGHQISHSGKKPFSCSECGKYFNSSTGLKNHQKSHTGDKPFSCSECGKCYISKFSLVDHQRSHTVEKQFSCSECGKGFTSSLSLKRHQRTHTGEKPFPCSECGKCFTFPFSLKKHQKIHTGEKPFSCSECGKCFTSKSSLIDHQRSHTGEKPFSCSECGKCFTTMSILKLHQRTHTGEKPFSCSECGKSFSYSFSLTKHQRIHTGEKPFSCSECGKCFTFKYSLVEHQRSHTGEKPYPCSECGKCFTSSSSLKHHQKGHTGEKPFSCSECGKCYITKSRFMDHQRSHTGEKPFSCSECGKCFHSKTNLGGHLKIHLGKKPL